From bacterium:
CCCGCATGTGGACGAAAGAGGCGATTGAGAATTTGCGTTCTGAAATCCGTTCGCTGCAAACAGCTCTCATTGAGACAGCCGAAAAGCATAAGCGAACGGTGTTGCCGGGACTAACTCACCAACAACATGCCCAACCCGTCAGTCTGGCACATCACTTATTGGCCTATTTTTGGATGCTTGAACGCGATTGGGAAAGGCTTGGAGATACTTACAAAAGAACGGATATGATGCCCTTAGGCTCTGCAGCGATGGCCGGCAGCGGTTTCCCGCTTGATCGACAGATGACCGTCAATGAACTCGGATTTGCCGCACCAGCGCCTAATAGCATGGACGCTGTATCCGACCGAGATTTCGTCGTCGAGTTTATATCCGCTTGCACTCTTTTGATGACGCATCTTTCTCGCCTATCGCAAGAACTCATCAACTGGAGCATGCCCGAGTTCGGATTCGTCACTCTTGATGATGCCTACACCACCGGAAGCAGCATCATGCCGCAGAAGAAAAACCCGGATGTCTGCGAACTCATAAGGGGCCGATCAGCACGACTGCTAGGAAATCTAACCGCAATATTTGCCCTGTTAAAAGCCTTACCCTTAGCTTACAATCGCGACCTTCAGGACGATAAGCCGCTGCTTTTCGAAAGCTTCGATCTTACGCTCCCAAGCGTGCGGCTAATCAAAGCAATGCTCGAAACCGCGGCTTTTCATCCTAGCAAAATGGCATCTGCTACTCGGGGCGATTACTCAACAGCGACCGATTTAGCCGACTATCTCGTCCGCAAAGGCAGCACCTTCCGAGAAGCCCATGAGCTTGTTGGAAGAATCGTTCGGGATTGCCTAGAAAAGAAAAAAGGCTTAGAAAGACTGACCCTCAAAGAGCTTCAGTCTTTTAGTCCGCTCCTGGACGAAGGAGTTCTATCCCTCTTAAAACCGATAACCTCTATGTCCTCCAGAACGACTGAAGGCGGCACTGCCCCATCGTCCGTCACCACTCAAATCCGACAGGCTAAAAAGGCATTGAAAATTTGCAAATAGGGTATTCACAATAAAAAAAGCGGCGGGGCCTTTGCCCTGCCGCTTTTTATTTTAATGATTACTTTGAGTTGATCAGGATGTGACCATCTTTTGGATTGAAGAACACATCTGAATCAAGCGCTTTGCCGAGGAAGCTGGCCGGTACGAAAGTTCGTCCGGAAATGACCTCAGGCGCACTCTCTAACTGAATATATTCGCTGTCAAAAGCAGCTTTTGTGTCACCAATCCGAAGAACGATGACATGGTCTGCGTTCATCGCCGTTACCAATTGTTGGCCTTTGTCCCAATCGAGCTTTCCGCCGATCTGCATATAGACACTGCGGAAAGGAGCTATTGGAAGGCCGTTCTGAACACGAGGAGCAACATCGAATTTAAGCGGTCGATTGTTGAAAGTAAACGTAAGGCGTGTGCCAGCTATTCGAGTACCAAACTCCAGCTTGCAGACATCCGGCTTGCTGATTGTTATCTTAGGCGTCAGCTTAACAGGTTTGTTAACGGTTATCTTTGGCGCCACCTTTACCGGCTTGCTGATTGTTATCTTTGGAGACACCTTTACAGGCTTACTTTTAATAACATTAATCGGAGCCTTCACCATCTTCGGCATAACCGTTTTTGGAACAAAGGCTAAGACAGTGTTGCCTGACCCAAAAGTAGTTGAGCGCGTATTCGGCTTCATCTTCACAGTCGGAATAGAAGTTGTTCCCTGGGTTGAGGGCGCTTCAGCTACATATTCTTTATATACTGGAGCAGTAAACTTCTGACCGGTATCGCCGATTCGAAGAGGTTCTGTTGACTTTTGTTTGACAGCAACCAGCGATGGGATAATCACTCGAGGAATGCTCGTGATCACTCCAACACTCTTGGGAGCGGATGTCGAAACCCTCGGCGCCAACAGTCGTACTTGGGTGGGCGTATTCACTTTGGCAATCTGCGTTCGAGTTTTATTTGAAGACTTTATTTCAATTGCCGATGCCGACATCGTTGTTGATGGTTCCGGCTTCACTGCGGGTCTTATTACAGGTTTGACCACCGGCATAGCTTCTGGTGTCTGGCGTTCAGTGCGGCCGTTCGCATTATTGACAAACACGCGAACGGGAGCGCCTTTGATCGAGGTTTCATCTTCATCAAAAGACATGACAACGATCTCATGCCAGCCATTGGTCTCAGCCGTGGTGTCCCAAGCAAAAGTGTAAGGCGGAAAGTTTCGCAACGAGCGAAACTTGTTGTCGATGAAAAACGAAACATATGGGCGTTTGGAGGTATCAGCCACATAGACCTGAATCTCCTGTGTGCCGTAAAGTTCGGTGCCGAAAGTGGGCTGCCTGACTGCAAGAGGGGTCGTGGGATTGAGCTTAACCTCAACTTTACTTGAACCTGATGCAACGAGGCGTCCATTGCCATCATAAAGTCGGGCGCTTACAGAGTGCTCGCCGGGAGCCAGCTTGGTCGTATCGAGCACAAACGTTACTTCACCCTCTTTCGGTGTAGAGGCCAAGTCCTGCATGGCATATCGAATGCCATCGATTTTGAGGTCGATCCGAGAAACCGCCGCACCTGCATAGTCAATAGTCAACGAAGCTTTGCTTGCTTCTTGATAAAAATTTACCTTTGGAGCAGATGAAGCGTACAATAAAACAGAGGTACCAATGGTCCCCATCAATACCAGGAAAATTACACCCAAACGCATTTTCATCCTCGCCCTCCTTGTTTGCACAAATGATACATCAACAGAATTTATCCTAGCACATTG
This genomic window contains:
- the argH gene encoding argininosuccinate lyase, giving the protein RMWTKEAIENLRSEIRSLQTALIETAEKHKRTVLPGLTHQQHAQPVSLAHHLLAYFWMLERDWERLGDTYKRTDMMPLGSAAMAGSGFPLDRQMTVNELGFAAPAPNSMDAVSDRDFVVEFISACTLLMTHLSRLSQELINWSMPEFGFVTLDDAYTTGSSIMPQKKNPDVCELIRGRSARLLGNLTAIFALLKALPLAYNRDLQDDKPLLFESFDLTLPSVRLIKAMLETAAFHPSKMASATRGDYSTATDLADYLVRKGSTFREAHELVGRIVRDCLEKKKGLERLTLKELQSFSPLLDEGVLSLLKPITSMSSRTTEGGTAPSSVTTQIRQAKKALKICK
- a CDS encoding stalk domain-containing protein, producing MKMRLGVIFLVLMGTIGTSVLLYASSAPKVNFYQEASKASLTIDYAGAAVSRIDLKIDGIRYAMQDLASTPKEGEVTFVLDTTKLAPGEHSVSARLYDGNGRLVASGSSKVEVKLNPTTPLAVRQPTFGTELYGTQEIQVYVADTSKRPYVSFFIDNKFRSLRNFPPYTFAWDTTAETNGWHEIVVMSFDEDETSIKGAPVRVFVNNANGRTERQTPEAMPVVKPVIRPAVKPEPSTTMSASAIEIKSSNKTRTQIAKVNTPTQVRLLAPRVSTSAPKSVGVITSIPRVIIPSLVAVKQKSTEPLRIGDTGQKFTAPVYKEYVAEAPSTQGTTSIPTVKMKPNTRSTTFGSGNTVLAFVPKTVMPKMVKAPINVIKSKPVKVSPKITISKPVKVAPKITVNKPVKLTPKITISKPDVCKLEFGTRIAGTRLTFTFNNRPLKFDVAPRVQNGLPIAPFRSVYMQIGGKLDWDKGQQLVTAMNADHVIVLRIGDTKAAFDSEYIQLESAPEVISGRTFVPASFLGKALDSDVFFNPKDGHILINSK